GAGGGCTTCAACAGTGTCCTCCTTTCTGCCAGGAGTAAACCCATAATTACTTTGTTGGAGATGATACGGCTTTACCTCATGCAAAGATGGGCCAAGAACAGGTCAAGCATATCATCATTTACTGGAGCCATTTGTCCCAAGATCCTATCCAGATTTAGAAAGGAATCTCAGTTAACTAAAAATTGGATTCCTAGGTAAATTCCAGTAATCACTTCgttgttatattaatttactACTGttcttaataattattgttgCCTTCTTCTACACAGTTGGTCAGGCAACAAGCTATTTGAAGTTCGTCACATGTCTAACAATGGAGATAAGTTCGTAGTCAACATAGATGACTCCTCATGCACATGCAGAACTTGGATGATGACTGGAATCCCCTGTTGTCATTCATTGGCTGCAATGAAGTTCCTCAACATTGATGGAGAACAATTTATTGACTCTTGCTACATGAAGTCCAGATATGAGGAGACATATTCAACAATTATATATCCCTTAAATGGAGCCAACATGTGGAACATTACTCCATATCCTGATGTGTCTCCACCACACAAAAGAGTATTGCCTGAAAGACCAAAGAGAAAACGAAGACTAGAGCAATGGGAAATGAGGAAGGATGAATCAAGAATGACCAAATCTGGCTTGCGGAAGAGATGTGGCATATGTAGAGAACATGACCATAACAGAACTCGTTGCCCATCAGCAACCCAAGCTGGAACTGTGCCCAGTACATCAGCAACCCAAGCAACTCCATCCACTCAACAATCTGAAATAGCACATCAGTCTCGGAATCAACCGTAGTAGACAGTAGGAATGAAATTTTGTAATCTTTTTAGGCTACAAAACATTATGTAGAAAAGCAGTACATGTAGGAAAACGTTATTGTGGTACTGCAGTTGATAACTGATGGAACTTAATGCtgtttttatggttattttggtcTGTATGACAGCAGTTTTATGTACTACTTcagattaattaaatttcagcAGATATGCTTAATTTGGTTCCATTTATCTGTTGTGTGCATTGATGTTATGTTGATCTTTTAACATGGTTATGTTTCTGATTTTAACATTGCTTCAGATTAATGACTGAGAAAGATCAACACATTCTACTTTTATATAGTGCTTCAGATTAATGAAAATTCTATGAAGTTTATGTAATTTGTGCTTATCAGTTCACTTTGAAACCACTTCATATGATTGTGCTTATTAGTTGACAGTTCAATACGAAGAGTATTTTGGCCAAAAGTATGAATCAATACTTTGAATTACTTCCTTACCAAAATTTACAAACAATACAAACTTTTATAGTCAAAATAACTTTGGTTCATTGCATTGTAAGTACATTCCATCATAAGTACAATGAAATCATTCCTATGAACGAAAAAACACTATTGTAAGTACAATAATGTTCACCACAACAAGAACAGAGACAATCCCTAACAAGACATTAAGCCTATTTCCTAATTTCTTCACTGACAACTCCAAATCACTTATAATCTTCCATCCACCTTCCATTGCTTCTCTGTTCAGCAAAGACTCAGACTTGCCTTCACACTTTGTACTCGTTTCCGTTTCAACAACCCCATGATCTGCACACCATGTGAAATAATTGCAACCACCATCTTCACCACCATTCTGTGACAACGAAACACCAACCAGGGCACCCTCGAACTCAAAATAAGAACAACGAAAAACCTAACAAAAAACCTTACCTTGAACTTAGGGCAGTCCCAAAATTGCTTGCCTCTTTTCTTAACTGTTCTTGCAGTTCTGAGAACACAGTTCATCCCACAATAGCACAACGGACCACCATTGCTGTTTTTaactcctccaccaccaccacagaCCACATTACTGTCTTGCTTCCGCTACCCGCTGCATGACAAAGACGAACATGGATGCATCTTCAACCAGCCCTTcgattaaaccctaaatacccAAATTGATACCCCAATTTGTGAAATGGAAAGAACTTTGGACGAACCCTAGAAATAGTCAGAAGAATCCCAATCCCTAATTCGATCAATTCAAAATCTGAATCCCCATTTTGGtttaaaacattcattttctttttatccacGTGCTTCACTGCCCCTGCTTCAGTCAGCCACGTCAGCTAAGAAACTGACTACAGCATGCCACGTCAGACACACACTAACGCCGTTGGAGACAGTTTAACGAAAATGatccaattgttgcaattttcataaatttgggacccaattgagatttccagaaacaaagggactaaattgagattccacGCGAAaataaggacttagtgaatgattaaaccttatattaatttgtattcTTTGAgatataaatacaatttttccTATAATAAtctcctcttcctctcttcttcctctattataaattttattttataacaaaattattatttcccTTGAATCCACTTTTTATCCCTTAAAAAACATTGTTTCATATGTGTagcattaataatattattactcacatataacattttcttaagtaattaaatgatatatcaatttcaaatcaatatttattaattttaaggaatgaaaaattgaatttctagttgtatttctattttaaaaaaaactgtcTTTTCGTGAAATTATAGCAGTCAAAAAGCAATTCTGAGTTTTTTCTTAGTTTAACATTACTAGGAAATATCCCTAAAAACGCGTTTAGTAAAATCGCGTAACTTTTGTGAAGGATGACATTCGGCTACGAAGCCCCCTCATCATAATGGCCCACTTGGTgcctaataaaaaaatgactAAGAAATTGGAAAacgttataaaataattaaaaaattaagaaagtacAATATAGTGATTACATATGATGTGTGAGCTATTGTAATATTTCCAATGTTTTCGATATCTAAAgatagcaaaaaaaaaagataattaaagaAGTCATGATGACCACCTAAAACCTTAAACATTCAGTAGTAAAATCTGAtcgtttttcataattttataaacacatggttttacaattaaaaaaatgacatgaTAGACGAAATTTAGTCAAAaacatcaataaaaattaacCACTTATTGTCAAATGTACAATAAAATGGTCCAAAATAGTGAAAACttctaaaataactttttaacctCGTCGTGTTTTCTTTACCTTTTCTTGTTAATTTTCTatcacatttttctttcatttattgcAACTTCAACTAATAGCCAAACACAACCTAAGGAGGTAAACTTATGTTGACATTATTATACTATTAATTTTACCCACTGTCTTGtaagtatataatattttagatttttattttttttgtgtttcaaATTTGTACTCTTTACAACAATAAGAATTACAATTTGGTAAATATAAGCAGCACTTTAGGATATTAATGGTTGTTAAAATCGTCAATCATacctttttgtttattaatttgattagtaaaaatatgaaaaaaagatttaaattgcaaaaggaaaaaataatacgaataacatattttaaattttacaggAGCACAACGTATATTTAAccctactttttcttttaatcaaatATGGCCTAATAACAATCATGCGGGTTGAGTCTGGCTTATGTTTTGAACAGGCAAAAGGTTTACTTATCTTTACATAAGCGTGACCGCTTCATcataatattatgaaaaaagaaattattaaaaatataatatttaatgttattaatatatGCTCACattaatttttcatcaaaatttatttattaatcctttaaatattataagacaACCAACCAATACAAAGTTATtagtttttaaagaaaacataaattatctgtgttgataaaaaaaatccatgttaattataacaaaattcaCTAAAATCATTTTAGCATCAATCCAAGGGGATTAGAAAAAAAGTATTGTAACTAATGCGTTTTCATTAATTGAAGGAATTTTccttataagaaaataattatgagTTTCGTTTAGAGTAAGTATAAATCTTCCACCTATCTAGTTAAAAGAGTTAGTATGTGTATTTGAACTGACAGATTAAAGTTTGTAtgaatatttaagaatttttttagaaaatcataTCCTCTCGAtctttatagaagatttattttgtgtttttttaatcaCAATTAAGGAATGACATTTCagagatatattttcttattaatagcGGATTCAGGGGTATATATAGAAAACATtaagaattatataaatttgaatataaggTTATATTAGCAACCGAGGCtagaaattaattaagattaGATGTCGACTGTAAAAAGCCATACATTTAACATTTTACATTAACCATTTTCAGACAAATTATACATTgcttttttgttcttttcttacATTAAGTAAGTGTTTTGTCTTGCAGAGgtgttcttgttcttttcttaGCCTACTTTATTTTCAGTGGGTTCGGTTTGGGTCCAAATGGAAGAGTATTTGCTAACTTATCCAGAAAATGAAAGAGAACCAGCTCAAACTTCAGTCAAATTGGGTGAGCAGTATTCCCTATTCTCTAATCGGCTTTTTGTATATTTGCAGGAACATGTTGGGCTAACTTTTTCCCGTGACTGCATCCAAACTAAACACTGTCCAACATCTAAGAGCTGTGACATTTTGGTCTCATGATTTTGCCCTCACAAGAACAAACAATGTGCTCTATCCTTATGTTTGTGCCTTGTATGATGTCTGCTTCCTCCTCTCGCTTCCTCCTTTTCATCATGCCACGTAAAATAATGACATTTCATTAAAAAGCTAGCGTGTCATACAAAGAAGCTACAACATTATACACCCAACACCGGAAAAAGCTAAACACTGTTCAAACATGTTCATCCACCAACTGGCAATGGAAGAGCAACATCATTATCAACTAGTTTGCTAATTATACTTGTCTCCTTCAGGGATTTGGGCCAATGCCAGTGCTTGTCCTGGTGGTGGTGCACGTGTTGGAGTCCAGTTCTTTAACTCTTTTCTATGCAGACGATGTCTACGCTCTCTTCCATACACGATCCAGAAGATCAAAGAGAACATGACAGCAAAAGAGACCATTACCAATCCAACATAGATCCATCTACTGTAACGCCGTAGACCAGGACAATGGTCTGTAGATATAACGCTCAGAGTTTCACGAACGAAGGTGCAATCTTGTAGCTCAACCAGGGAGGGGGCATCATTATACAAATTGTTGGCCACATTTATTCCAGCGGAGACTTGGTTGTAGAAGGTGGGGGTCAAACGCCCCTGCGTCATGCATATCTCAGATGGCGAAACCTGGCACACGAAACTGCCATACGCCTGCATCACACACCAACTAATATTAGCATTAATGCAACTACATATTCAAGACTTAACTTGAGGTCTTTGATTATACGGGAACAATTCTAAATTGATTGATCCATGCACATGATGGTGagactttctctttttcatgattCAATCAAGCCTTgctagaaaataaaacaaaacataaaaatgaaaaagaattgtaatttaaaatcagtttgattttctttattttatttggtctTGGCACGGGAAAGCAGTGTTTGTATGTTATATGAAAGTGGTTCAATTAATGTACCTGCGTTGCATTGCTCAGGGTCACTTCACCAGGATCACATTGTCTATCAGTCATGTCAGGATGGAAGGGATTGCAGAGGAGCGGCATGAGGGGACCAGATTGATTATAGTAGAGTGGAGTGAAATTGGGAGCGAAATTTATGTTGGAGGCGTTGGTGATAACCTGGTTCACCAAATTCACTAGCTCAGAAGTTACTTCTTTGCTTCGCAAAAATGTTTCTTGTGCAGTAGCATTGTCCACACAGGGCAGAATATCGTCCATTGCCGTGTGTGCAATGGGATACTGGATCCATTCAGTCACAGCTACACAACTGTCTGCTGTTGCACTACCAAAACAAAAAGGAATTAGCTCCACACTAAAGATGCCAAATTCCACATctgaaaaatacaaataaataacagAAAGGTAACATGCTCATTATAAACATCGCATTCCGTAAAAGGTTCATCAGGGTTAGACCACAATGTCAAGTTGAACATATGGGCATGATTGGATAATGATAACAATGTGATTATTCAAGCAAGAACAGAAATCCTGTTACTAAT
This Vigna angularis cultivar LongXiaoDou No.4 chromosome 4, ASM1680809v1, whole genome shotgun sequence DNA region includes the following protein-coding sequences:
- the LOC108330012 gene encoding uncharacterized protein LOC108330012 isoform X2, translating into MFSIAAVWFLGFGLCLFTIGVCYFCRKREPYGYSPTCYALSLILLMLFTFTAVIGCAVLYIGQGSFHHSMSSTLQYVVHQADSTVDKLRNVSDNLNQAKQVGIDRIFLPTNVQTDIDAAETDINNSAGTLADKTKENSDNIQDLLDSARLALIIIAAVMLVLTFLGFLFSIFGIQLLVYILVMAGWVLVTGALILCGSFLVLHNATADSCVAVTEWIQYPIAHTAMDDILPCVDNATAQETFLRSKEVTSELVNLVNQVITNASNINFAPNFTPLYYNQSGPLMPLLCNPFHPDMTDRQCDPGEVTLSNATQAYGSFVCQVSPSEICMTQGRLTPTFYNQVSAGINVANNLYNDAPSLVELQDCTFVRETLSVISTDHCPGLRRYSRWIYVGLVMVSFAVMFSLIFWIVYGRERRHRLHRKELKNWTPTRAPPPGQALALAQIPEGDKYN